One part of the Arabidopsis thaliana chromosome 4, partial sequence genome encodes these proteins:
- a CDS encoding pfkB-like carbohydrate kinase family protein (pfkB-like carbohydrate kinase family protein; FUNCTIONS IN: kinase activity, ribokinase activity; INVOLVED IN: D-ribose metabolic process; LOCATED IN: chloroplast; EXPRESSED IN: 21 plant structures; EXPRESSED DURING: 13 growth stages; CONTAINS InterPro DOMAIN/s: Carbohydrate/purine kinase (InterPro:IPR011611), Ribokinase (InterPro:IPR002139), Carbohydrate/puine kinase, PfkB, conserved site (InterPro:IPR002173); BEST Arabidopsis thaliana protein match is: pfkB-like carbohydrate kinase family protein (TAIR:AT5G43910.2); Has 30201 Blast hits to 17322 proteins in 780 species: Archae - 12; Bacteria - 1396; Metazoa - 17338; Fungi - 3422; Plants - 5037; Viruses - 0; Other Eukaryotes - 2996 (source: NCBI BLink).) has protein sequence MLCFTHVPPLPLFSTSGIYLPASRRFTRIRMSSSSSIDSVPPPPDNAIVLGCGGIAVDFLATVDSYPQADDKIRSTSLKVQGGGNAANALTCAARLGLNSRLISKVANDSQGKGMLEELEADGVDTSFIVVSKEGNSPFTYILVDNQTKTRTCIHTPGDPPMLPTDLSQSSMLSALDRASIVYFDVRLHETALVIAKEASRKKIPILVDTEKKRDGLDDLLPFADYVVCPENFPQTWTEVSSTPGALVSMLLRLPKLKFVIVTSGEHGCLMVQRASKEVFESQETDIESLLETLKHRKDSTTTFPTCVSSETTKLKANGVGTMTGRLFLGTAEKIPPEELVDTTGAGDAFIGAVLYAICAGMPPEKMLPFAAQVAGCSCRALGARTGLPHRTDPRLVPFLV, from the exons ATGCTCTGCTTCACTCATGTCCCAcctcttcctctgttctcCACCTCCGGTATCTATCTTCCGGCCTCCAGACGATTCACTAG GATTagaatgtcttcttcttcctccatcgATTCTGTTCCTCCTCCACCGGATAACGCAATCGTC CTTGGTTGTGGTGGAATCGCTGTAGATTTCTTAGCGACGGTGGATTCTTATCCTCAAGCTGACGACAAGATCCGAAGCACTAGCCTAAAG GTGCAAGGAGGTGGAAATGCTGCAAATGCGTTAACTTGTGCTGCTCGTTTGGGATTGAATTCGAGACTGATTAGTAAG GTAGCGAATGACTCTCAAGGAAAAGGCATGTTGGAGGAGCTTGAAGCTGATGGTGTGGATACTTCTTTTATTGTG GTCTCTAAAGAGGGTAATTCACCATTTACCTATATCTTAGTTGACAACCAAAC GAAAACGCGTACTTGTATTCACACGCCTGGAGACCCACCTATGTTACCAACTGACCTTTCTCAATCGAGTATGCTATCAGCGCTAGACCGAGCCAGCATTGTATACTTTGATGTAAGATTACACGAAACAGCTTTGGTTATTGCAAAAGAG GCAAGTCGCAAGAAGATACCTATTTTAGTTGatacagagaaaaaaagagatggtTTAGATGATCTCTTGCCATTCGCCGACTACGTTGTCTGTCCAGAAAATTTCCCTCAG ACATGGACAGAAGTGTCTTCAACTCCTGGTGCACTTGTTTCCATGTTGTTGAGATTGCCTAAACTGAAATTTGTGATCGTGACCTCAGGTGAACATGGGTGCTTAATGGTTCAAAGAGCTTCAAAAG AAGTATTTGAATCTCAAGAGACAGACATTGAAAGCTTGTTGGAGACACTGAAGCATAGAAAAGACTCAACGACAACATTTCCAACATGTGTTTCATCG GAGACAACAAAGCTGAAGGCCAACGGGGTAGGAACAATGACCGGAAGATTGTTTCTCGGAACAGCGGAGAAAATTCCTCCAGAAGAGCTTGTAGACACCACTGGTGCTGGCGATGCATTCATAGGAGCTGTTCTATATG CCATATGCGCCGGCATGCCCCCAGAGAAAATGTTACCATTTGCTGCTCAAGTG GCTGGTTGCAGCTGCCGGGCTTTGGGAGCTCGCACGGGTCTTCCTCACCGTACAGATCCTAGACTTGTACCCTTTCTGGTTTGA